Proteins from a genomic interval of Candidatus Annandia pinicola:
- the rpoB gene encoding DNA-directed RNA polymerase subunit beta, which produces MFGFKKHKQIIRKSFNKNPQLLQVPFLLAIQINSFKRFLEIDPKCKRGLESELKSFFPIIEKKKNIEIRYIKYKISKPEDSPSECKIKSKTYFSPLYITFQLIQYKNLSKSKKIKKITEQEVFIGEIPLMTPTGSFIINGTERVVVSQLHRSTGIIFDHDKGKSHPSGKILYRSRVLPQSGSWLDFEFDVNDQLHLRINRSRKIPVYLILKALGYNSNEILRIFFKTIKFKILNNKFYTKFIPSNFKNVILNFDIKFKNKIYVKKNSRVDYNSIKRMKEDNIKEIEVPISYIIGSVVSKSYYDKHNKIIIKVNNRISIRSLSEIVKNNFFYIETIFIKKNNNLYYKNVININYYNKDKALMEIYKIIKPGEYASKELSECFFKKIFLDKKKYNLSLVGRYRFNKSLGIQITHGHNNLSKNDIVRIIKKIIDIKNKVQKTDSIDDLSNRKVKSIGEMLSSQFNIALFRIKKMIKLYLKDKKNKIISLETLINPKILSNIMKRFFTLSPLSQFMDQNNPLSEITHKRRISSLGPGGLNRERANFEIRDVNYTHYGKMCPVETPEGPNIGLITSLALYAYVNRDGFLETPYFCVIKCRIIKEVHYLSSEEESRCVIAQASTNLDDNNYLIDEFILCRYKGESGLFNRKEVNYIDVSMQQILSVGVSLIPFLEHNDANRALMGANMQRQSVPNLISESPLIGTGIEKIITIDSGYSIIAIRGGIVKFLDSKKIIIKVNKNEINKNNDIGIDIYRLTKYTRSNQNTCINQKPIVYLNEKINIGDIIADGSASDKGELSLGHNVMVAFMPWKGYNFEDAILISERLLKDDLFTTLHIQELSCIIKETKLGPEVITKCVPNVNEAFLKKLNNTGIVRMGSFVNGGDVLVGRVKPKMSTRFSPEERLLKAIFGQRTTDFKDGSLKMTSELSGTVIDIRTFNRQDVVKNMYEIILEKKKIFKEEVNIIQDFEILESMFFKKIHNFIIKEKKIKPKKILPKRIILGLILKNKFKQMELEKIREEYYDEKRRFCYKLLSNRKNIKKIYTLPIGVITMIKILIAIKKPIQVGDKMSGRHGNKGVISRINPIEDMPYDESGMPVDIVLNPLGVPSRMNIGQILETHLGLASKGIGDKINKMVKKKEKIYKIRSFMQKVYSLGVNPRVAFNLKNLSDDEVLDLAKSMKRGMPMATPVFDSAKKSEIRKLLKLCDLPPSGQVTLFDGCTGEKIEKPVTIGYLYMLKLNHLVDDKMHARSTGSYSLITQQPLGGKSQFGGQRFGEMEVWALEAYGAAYTLQEMLTVKSDDIEGRTQIYKNIINNNYKMETSIPESFNVLVKEIKSLCINIELKK; this is translated from the coding sequence ATGTTTGGTTTTAAAAAACATAAACAAATTATTCGTAAAAGTTTTAATAAAAATCCTCAATTATTACAAGTACCATTTTTATTAGCTATTCAAATTAATTCTTTTAAAAGATTTTTAGAAATAGATCCTAAATGTAAAAGAGGTTTAGAATCTGAATTAAAATCATTTTTTCCTATAATAGAAAAAAAAAAAAACATTGAAATTAGATATATAAAATATAAAATAAGTAAACCAGAAGATTCTCCTTCAGAATGTAAAATTAAAAGTAAAACATATTTTTCACCATTATATATAACATTTCAATTAATTCAATATAAAAATTTATCAAAATCTAAAAAAATAAAAAAGATAACTGAACAAGAAGTTTTTATTGGTGAAATTCCTTTAATGACACCAACTGGATCTTTTATTATTAATGGAACAGAAAGAGTTGTAGTTTCTCAATTACATAGAAGTACAGGAATAATTTTTGATCATGATAAAGGTAAAAGCCATCCTTCTGGAAAGATATTATACAGATCAAGAGTTTTGCCTCAATCTGGATCTTGGTTAGATTTTGAATTTGATGTTAATGATCAATTACATTTAAGGATTAATCGTAGTCGTAAAATACCTGTTTATCTTATATTAAAAGCATTGGGATATAATTCAAATGAAATATTAAGAATTTTTTTTAAAACAATTAAATTTAAAATTTTAAATAATAAATTTTATACAAAATTTATACCAAGCAACTTTAAAAATGTTATTTTAAATTTTGATATTAAATTTAAAAATAAAATATATGTTAAAAAAAATTCAAGAGTTGATTATAATAGTATAAAAAGAATGAAAGAAGATAATATAAAAGAAATAGAAGTACCAATAAGTTATATTATTGGTTCAGTTGTATCTAAAAGTTATTATGATAAACATAATAAAATAATAATAAAAGTAAATAATAGGATTTCTATAAGATCATTATCAGAAATTGTTAAAAACAATTTTTTTTATATTGAAACTATTTTTATTAAAAAAAATAATAACTTATATTATAAAAATGTAATAAATATTAATTATTATAATAAAGATAAAGCTTTAATGGAAATATATAAAATTATAAAACCTGGGGAATATGCTTCAAAAGAATTATCTGAATGTTTTTTTAAAAAAATATTCTTAGATAAAAAAAAATATAATTTATCTTTAGTAGGAAGATATAGATTTAATAAATCTTTAGGAATTCAAATAACTCATGGACATAATAATTTAAGTAAAAATGATATTGTTAGAATAATTAAAAAAATTATAGATATTAAAAATAAAGTTCAGAAAACAGATAGTATAGATGATTTAAGTAATAGAAAAGTTAAATCTATAGGAGAAATGTTATCAAGTCAATTTAATATAGCTTTATTTAGAATAAAAAAAATGATAAAGTTATATCTTAAAGATAAAAAAAATAAAATAATATCTTTGGAAACATTAATTAATCCTAAAATACTTTCTAATATAATGAAAAGATTTTTTACTTTAAGTCCATTATCACAATTTATGGATCAAAATAACCCATTATCTGAAATTACTCATAAAAGACGAATCTCTTCTTTAGGTCCTGGTGGTTTAAATAGAGAAAGAGCTAATTTTGAAATTAGAGATGTTAATTATACTCATTATGGTAAAATGTGTCCTGTAGAAACTCCAGAAGGACCAAATATAGGATTAATAACTTCTTTAGCTTTATATGCTTATGTAAATAGAGATGGTTTTTTAGAAACTCCTTATTTTTGTGTTATAAAATGTAGGATAATTAAAGAAGTTCATTATTTATCTTCTGAAGAAGAAAGTAGATGTGTAATTGCTCAAGCTAGTACTAATTTAGATGATAATAATTATTTAATTGATGAATTTATATTATGTAGATATAAAGGAGAATCTGGTTTATTTAATCGTAAAGAAGTTAATTATATTGATGTTTCTATGCAACAAATATTATCAGTTGGTGTTTCCTTAATTCCATTTTTAGAACATAATGATGCTAATAGAGCTTTAATGGGTGCTAATATGCAAAGACAATCAGTTCCAAATTTAATTTCAGAATCACCTCTGATAGGTACTGGAATAGAAAAAATAATAACAATAGATTCAGGTTATTCAATTATTGCTATTAGAGGTGGTATTGTTAAATTTTTAGATTCTAAAAAAATTATTATTAAAGTTAATAAAAATGAAATAAATAAAAATAATGATATAGGTATAGATATTTATCGTTTAACTAAATATACTAGATCTAATCAAAATACCTGTATAAATCAAAAACCTATTGTCTATTTAAATGAAAAAATAAATATAGGTGATATTATAGCTGATGGATCAGCTAGTGATAAGGGTGAATTATCTTTAGGTCATAATGTTATGGTTGCTTTTATGCCTTGGAAAGGTTATAACTTTGAAGATGCAATATTAATTTCAGAAAGATTGTTAAAAGATGATTTATTTACTACATTACATATACAAGAATTATCATGTATAATTAAAGAAACTAAATTAGGTCCTGAAGTTATAACTAAATGTGTACCAAATGTAAATGAAGCTTTTTTAAAAAAATTAAATAACACAGGTATTGTTAGAATGGGTTCTTTTGTTAATGGGGGAGATGTTTTAGTAGGTAGAGTTAAACCTAAGATGTCTACTAGATTTTCACCAGAAGAAAGATTATTAAAAGCAATATTTGGACAAAGAACAACTGATTTTAAAGACGGGTCATTAAAAATGACATCAGAATTATCAGGAACGGTAATAGATATAAGAACTTTTAATCGTCAAGATGTAGTAAAAAATATGTATGAAATTATTTTAGAAAAAAAAAAAATTTTTAAAGAAGAAGTAAATATTATACAAGATTTTGAAATTTTAGAATCAATGTTTTTTAAAAAAATACACAATTTTATAATAAAAGAAAAAAAAATAAAACCTAAAAAAATATTACCTAAAAGAATTATTTTAGGATTAATTTTAAAAAATAAATTTAAACAAATGGAATTAGAAAAAATTAGAGAAGAATATTATGATGAAAAAAGAAGATTTTGTTATAAATTATTATCTAATAGAAAAAATATAAAAAAAATTTATACTTTACCAATTGGGGTAATTACTATGATTAAAATATTAATTGCTATTAAAAAACCAATACAAGTTGGTGATAAAATGTCTGGTCGTCATGGAAATAAAGGTGTAATATCAAGAATTAATCCTATTGAGGATATGCCTTATGATGAAAGTGGTATGCCTGTAGATATAGTTTTAAACCCTTTAGGTGTTCCTTCTCGTATGAATATTGGTCAAATTTTAGAAACTCATTTGGGTTTAGCATCAAAAGGAATAGGTGATAAAATAAATAAGATGGTAAAAAAAAAAGAAAAAATTTATAAAATACGTTCTTTTATGCAAAAAGTTTATAGTTTAGGTGTTAATCCTAGAGTAGCATTTAACTTAAAAAATTTATCAGATGATGAAGTTTTAGATTTAGCAAAAAGTATGAAACGTGGTATGCCAATGGCAACACCTGTATTTGATAGTGCTAAAAAATCTGAAATAAGAAAATTATTAAAATTATGTGATCTTCCACCTTCTGGGCAAGTTACTCTTTTTGATGGATGTACAGGAGAAAAAATAGAAAAACCTGTAACAATAGGTTATTTATATATGTTAAAATTAAATCATTTAGTTGATGATAAGATGCATGCTAGATCTACTGGTTCTTATAGTTTAATAACTCAACAACCATTAGGAGGTAAATCTCAATTTGGTGGACAAAGATTTGGAGAAATGGAAGTATGGGCTTTAGAAGCTTATGGAGCAGCATATACTTTACAAGAAATGTTAACAGTTAAATCTGATGATATTGAAGGAAGAACACAAATATATAAAAATATTATAAATAATAATTATAAAATGGAAACTAGTATTCCAGAATCATTTAATGTTCTTGTTAAAGAAATAAAATCTTTATGTATAAATATTGAATTAAAAAAATAA